One Ricinus communis isolate WT05 ecotype wild-type chromosome 7, ASM1957865v1, whole genome shotgun sequence genomic region harbors:
- the LOC8264235 gene encoding protein LATERAL ORGAN BOUNDARIES, which yields MRDMQRNGNNGTAVPGTHAACASCKHQRKKCGEDCILHPYFPAEKSQEFQAVHRVFGVSNVMKLIRSVGVEDRQRLAESLIWEASCRQKDPVLGPFGEYTKVSDELKLYKTHMLTQTHQHHQLVTVANHQNQLLMPPTPPQQSMMYKPPIGWHGANGMKSAGIGRGGGGGYAYSHDNGNIDPASCTYTNFSYNNNNNVQGLDKVKKQERDVSTRLVTSQQPLQQQHHSVTNSFSEQQYYLSGQYGSINGKKMDTTLWETGP from the exons ATGCGAG ATATGCAAAGGAATGGTAACAATGGCACGGCGGTACCGGGAACACATGCGGCATGTGCTTCCTGCAAGCATCAGAGGAAGAAGTGCGGTGAGGATTGCATTTTGCACCCATATTTTCCGGCAGAAAAGAGTCAGGAATTCCAAGCTGTTCACAGAGTGTTTGGCGTAAGCAAtgttatgaaattaataagaaGTGTTGGAGTTGAGGATCGGCAGAGACTGGCGGAGTCTTTGATTTGGGAAGCTTCTTGCAGACAGAAAGACCCAGTTTTAGGTCCTTTTGGAGAGTATACAAAAGTTTCAGATGAACTTAAGTTGTATAAAACCCATATGCTAACTCAAACGCACCAGCATCATCAATTGGTCACGGTGGCAAATCACCAGAATCAACTGCTAATGCCGCCTACACCGCCGCAGCAGAGCATGATGTACAAGCCACCGATCGGTTGGCATGGTGCTAATGGAATGAAGAGTGCCGGAATTGGACGTGGAGGAGGAGGCGGATATGCTTATAGCCATGATAATGGGAATATTGATCCAGCTTCATGTACTTATACCAACTTCAGttataacaataacaataatgtGCAAGGATTagataaagttaaaaaacaagaaagagaTGTTAGTACTCGTCTCGTTACATCTCAGCAGCCATTGCAGCAGCAGCATCATTCTGTTACTAATTCATTTAGCGAGCAGCAGTACTACCTTTCAG GCCAGTATGGTTCTATTAATGGCAAGAAGATGGATACTACGCTATGGGAGACTGGACCATAA
- the LOC125370675 gene encoding LOW QUALITY PROTEIN: 50S ribosomal subunit assembly factor BipA-like (The sequence of the model RefSeq protein was modified relative to this genomic sequence to represent the inferred CDS: inserted 1 base in 1 codon), with the protein MAGPLLRYLSSSTRKSFXSSSSLLSRAFSAASASAAATSTSAAPNPSLDPSRLRNVAVIAHVDHGKTTLMDRLLRQCGADIPHERAMDSISLERERGITIASKVTSISWKENELNMVDTPGHADFGGEVERVVGMVEGAVLVVDAGEGPLAQTKFVLAKALKYGLRPILLLNKVDRPAVSEEMCNEVESLVFDLFANLGATEEQLDFPVLYASAKEGWASSTFTKDPPADAKDMSQLLDTIVRHVPSPKASLDAPFQMLVSMMERDFYLGRILTGRIAAGVIRVGDRIHGLRSTDSGVQKIEEGKVLKLMKKKGTSMVHIDSAGAGDIVSVAGMTSPSIGHTIANVEVMNALPTVELDPPTISMTFGVNDSPLAGRDGTHLTGGRIGDRLAAEAETNLAINVIPGLAESYEVQGRGELQLGILIENMRREGFELSVSPPKVMYKTVNGEKLEPIEEVTIEVNEEHVGLIMEALSHRRGEVVDMGPVPGSVGRTRLSLTCPSRGLVGYRSVFSSDTRGTGFMHRAFLTYAKHRGSLGNVRKGVLVSVGYGAITAHALMSLEARGTLFVTPGMETYDGMIVGEHSRDSDLDINPVRSKELTNVRAASKDENVRLSPPRLMTLEEAIGYVASDELIEVTPKAIRLRKRHLDVNKRKAMSKRPKE; encoded by the exons ATGGCAGGTCCTCTACTTCGCTATCTCAGTTCCTCCACCAGaaaatctt cttcttcttcttctcttctctcGCGCGCCTTCTCGGCGGCTTCTGCCTCAGCCGCCGCCACCTCCACGTCAGCAGCACCAAATCCATCGTTAGACCCGAGCCGGTTGCGAAACGTAGCAGTAATAGCTCATGTGGATCACGGAAAGACAACACTTATGGACCGTTTATTAAGGCAGTGCGGAGCTGATATACCTCACGAGCGTGCCATGGACTCTATTAGTCTTGAGCGTGAGCGTGGTATCACTATTGCCTCTaag GTTACATCCATTTCATGGAAAGAGAATGAGCTGAACATGGTTGATACACCTGGACATGCTGATTTTGGTGGTGAA GTTGAGCGGGTGGTTGGGATGGTTGAAGGAGCAGTGTTAGTTGTAGATGCTGGTGAAGGTCCACTTGCACAGACAAAATTTGTTCTTGCTAAAGCATTGAAGTATGGGCTGCGCCCTATTCTACTTTTAAACAAAGTAGATAGGCCTGCAG TGTCTGAGGAAATGTGTAATGAAGTTGAGAGCCTTGTTTTTGATCTATTCGCAAACCTTGGTGCCACAG AGGAACAGCTCGATTTTCCTGTTCTTTATGCTTCTGCTAAAGAAGGCTGGGCATCCTCCACCTTCACTAAAGATCCTCCTGCTGATGCAAAAGATATGTCACAGTTACTTGATACCATCGTAAGACATGTTCCATCACCAAAAGCCAGTCTTGATGCACCTTTTCAGATGCTG GTTTCCATGATGGAACGAGACTTTTATCTCGGGCGGATCTTAACTGGACGCATTGCTGCTGGAGTCATTCGTGTCGGGGACCGAATACATGGACTGCGCAGTACGGATTCTGGTGTCCAGAAaattgaagaaggaaag GTTCTGAAGCTAATGAAAAAGAAGGGTACAAGCATGGTTCACATTGACAGTGCAGGAGCTGGTGATATAGTATCAGTGGCTGGGATGACAAGTCCATCAATAGGCCATACAATAGCAAACGTTGAG GTTATGAATGCATTACCAACTGTTGAGCTGGACCCTCCAACCATTTCTATGACCTTTGGTGTCAATGACTCTCCGTTAGCTGGCCGAGATGGCACCCAT TTGACTGGAGGAAGAATTGGTGATCGGTTAGCGGCTGAAGCTGAAACTAATCTTGCCATAAATGTGATTCCTGGCTTGGCAGAATCATATGAGGTTCAAGGAAGAGGAGAACTTCAACTCG GTATTTTAATTGAGAATATGAGGCGTGAAGGATTTGAGCTATCTGTCTCACCACCTAAAGTCAT GTATAAAACTGTGAATGGTGAGAAGCTTGAACCAATTGAAGAAGTGACCATTGAG GTAAATGAAGAGCATGTGGGATTAATTATGGAGGCTCTCTCTCACAGACGAGGTGAAGTTGTCGATATGGGTCCCGTACCTGGATCTGTGGGCAGGACTAGGTTGTCTTTGACTTGTCCATCAAG GGGCCTGGTTGGTTATAGGAGTGTGTTCAGCAGTGACACGCGTGGAACTGGATTTATGCACCGTGCTTTCCTGA CCTATGCAAAACACCGGGGCTCGCTTGGAAATGTTAGGAAAGGAGTATTG GTATCAGTGGGCTATGGTGCAATTACAGCTCATGCACTAATGAGCTTAGAAGCTCGTGGAACACTCTTTGTTACTCCTGGAATGGAG ACATACGATGGCATGATTGTAGGTGAACATTCAAGGGATTCAGATCTTGAT ATCAACCCAGTCAGAAGTAAGGAACTTACTAATGTTCGTGCTGCTAGCAAAGATGAGAATGTGAGACTATCTCCACCTCGTCTG ATGACTCTTGAAGAAGCCATTGGTTATGTAGCTTCTGATGAGCTTATTGAG GTTACGCCTAAGGCCATCCGCTTAAGAAAAAGGCACCTGGATGTTAATAAGCGTAAAGCCATGAGCAAGAGACCAAAGGAATAG